The following proteins are co-located in the Triticum aestivum cultivar Chinese Spring chromosome 1A, IWGSC CS RefSeq v2.1, whole genome shotgun sequence genome:
- the LOC123046100 gene encoding uncharacterized protein, producing MEAATRSASLLRRVSLAMQTMSPSVSGSSNLCSSFSTVLAVIFSFGPSKPSLRTSHRVPRCETGTNVGFAACRALWRTGAGTTLVLGGADDRRTDASGTNGGLVAWKRRSGLAAGSEASLSAPSWRQQTWWVTAPSCISAAVGRAGSLRLRWPTAALGPARVGPKTSGKPVATAWMLLTWSSNSRGAETTAATWASSSAAMQSKGGGCERWFLAPAKKSAIGSGTGAASADGGEGRGCGAWSRAAPAPAAWRRPELQRPRELSERRCPGGSGCGDETRPPGRPPPFRHDSGLGACPSRTCAHPDLLRRRPCGHHLREGRRGTPCPQAQQAGDGAAAHAGHLPPPSSRSRQG from the coding sequence ATGGAAGCCGCCACACGCAGCGCCTCCTTGCTGAGGCGGGTCAGCTTGGCGATGCAGACAATGTCGCCGTCAGTGAGCGGCTCATCGAACTTGTGCAGCAGCTTCTCGACTGTCTTGGCGGTCATCTTCTCCTTTGGACCAAGCAAGCCCAGCTTGCGCACCAGCCACAGGGTCCCTCGCTGCGAGACGGGCACGAATGTCGGGTTTGCAGCTTGTCGGGCGCTGTGGCGAACAGGAGCAGGCACGACCCTAGTCTTGGGCGGGGCAGACGATCGGCGCACCGACGCTTCAGGCACCAACGGCGGCTTGGTGGCTTGGAAGAGGCGCAGCGGGCTAGCGGCCGGGTCTGAAGCCTCGCTCTCTGCACCAAGCTGGAGGCAGCAGACCTGGTGGGTGACGGCGCCCAGCTGCATCTCCGCCGCCGTGGGACGGGCCGGTTCCTTGCGACTGAGGTGGCCCACCGCGGCGCTTGGGCCGGCCAGGGTTGGGCCGAAGACGTCCGGCAAGCCCGTGGCCACCGCGTGGATGCTGTTGACTTGGTCGTCGAACTCCAGAGGGGCCGAGACCACAGCCGCCACGTGGGCCTCCAGCTCAGCAGCCATGCAGTCGAAGGGGGGTGGCTGCGAGAGATGGTTCTTGGCGCCGGCGAAGAAGTCGGCGATCGGGTCAGGGACTGGTGCAGCTTCAGCGGACGGCGGCGAGGGCAGGGGATGCGGTGCCTGGAGTAGAGCGGCCCCCGCGCCCGCAGCATGGCGGCGGCCTGAGTTGCAGCGGCCCCGCGAGCTCTCGGAGCGACGCTGCCCAGGGGGGAGCGGCTGCGGCGACGAGACGCGCCCTCCTGGTCGGCCACCTCCTTTCCGGCACGACTCCGGCCTAGGAGCGTGTCCTTCCAGGACCTGCGCCCACCCTGATCTTCTCCGTCGTCGTCCTTGCGGCCACCACCTCCGCGAGGGGCGCCGTGGTACCCCATGTCCGCAAGCGCAGCAAGCTGGCGACGGTGCTGCGGCTCACGCTGGCCATCTTCCACCCCCTTCTTCCAGGAGCCGGCAGGGATGA